The candidate division KSB1 bacterium nucleotide sequence TCGGTCAAGTCAATGGACCCGTGCAAGTGGAGGCTCCGCCCGCTGGAGGAGAAAACTTTTCCGGTCAAATGGAAAGACGCGCGGGTTTCCTGGTCGGCCAGGGCCATTCCCTCGGCATCCCGCACCACCACCAACTGCTGTCCAGTGCTGTCGGCAAGGACAATCTGCCCCCCGCTTATGGTCACTCCTCTCAGCAGGGCAAAAGGCTTCGCGGTGCCAGTTGGCGCAGAATGCTGCGGTTGCGGCGCAGTCGCTTGCACTGAGGCCGCTCCAGTGGCCGGCTGCCGGCGAATGATCAGACGGGGATTGACAACCAGGGCGTTGCCGCCCATCTGTGCGGACTCGAGCCCGCCCAGGAGGAGGCGCATGAGGCTGAAGCCGAGGCGCACCTCGTCGGCTTGCAAAAGAAAGGTGCGACGGTCAAGCTGCACATCGCGCAGGTGGATCGTACCAAAGCCCACCTCCACCCGGTCTACTGAGAAGCTTTCGCCAAGGGCAGACCTAACCGACTCGATCACCAGGTTGTGGATGCGCTGGCTGGCACCACTGATCCGCCAGCCGTAGTAGGCCACCAAAGCCACCACTGCCAGCACGGCAACCACCAGCAACACCCAGCGACGCTCACGCATGACGCCTCATCACCAGGGAGATTCCAGAAAACCAAGACTTAAACGGAACCCTGTCGGGCAAAGTTCCGACTCGAACTGCCGAGGTCCCAGGAAGTTGCGCACAAAACCACTGCAGCTGTTCCGCACATGGGGCAAGATCGCGAAGAAGCGAAGCGCTGGAGGGAGACCCCGCGGTCACTGCCTCGGCTGGAGCACAGGGGCATCAGCCGTCCACGAGCTGTTCGCTCACTCGCCCAAAACGGCGTTCCCTGCGCTGATAAGCCTCAATGGCGGCGAAGAACTCCGCCTTGCGGAAATCTGGCCAAAGCACGTCGGTCACGTAGATTTCGGTGTAGGCCAGTTGCCAGAGCAGAAAGTTGCTGATGCGCAGCTCACCGCTGGTCCTGATGAGCAGATCAGGGTCGGGAATGTCCCGCGTGTAGAGGTAGCGCGACACTGTAGCCTCATCGATCTGCTCTGGCGTCAGCTCGCCGCGCAGGGTGGCGTCGGCAATGGCCCTGACTGCGTCCACAATCTCCACGCGGCCACCATAGCTCAGCGCCAAGTTGACGGTCAGGCCGGTGTTCTTGCTCAGGCGTTGCACGGTCGTCATCATGCCGCGGCGGGCGGCCAGCGGAAGGTCTTCGATGTGGCCGATGGTCATCAGGCGCACATTGTTCTTGTCCAGCTCGTCCACTTCCCTGCGGGTGGTCTCAAGCAGGAGCCGCATGAGGGCCGAGACTTCGTTGCGGGGCCGCCACCAG carries:
- a CDS encoding isoprenyl transferase; this translates as MGDELDIVRERIKRRGGLPRHVAIIMDGNGRWAKQRGLPRVAGHREGINSVRAVVEACGELGIQVLTLYTFSTENWWRPRNEVSALMRLLLETTRREVDELDKNNVRLMTIGHIEDLPLAARRGMMTTVQRLSKNTGLTVNLALSYGGRVEIVDAVRAIADATLRGELTPEQIDEATVSRYLYTRDIPDPDLLIRTSGELRISNFLLWQLAYTEIYVTDVLWPDFRKAEFFAAIEAYQRRERRFGRVSEQLVDG